From the Esox lucius isolate fEsoLuc1 chromosome 21, fEsoLuc1.pri, whole genome shotgun sequence genome, one window contains:
- the otos gene encoding otospiralin, which produces MKLLVQLSILFVCLIACKLADARSFTPEGVPYDEPPAVPYWPYSTSDFWQYVEYFRSIGAYTHINEMARAFYAHQHLGNTLGYETNEGHEH; this is translated from the exons ATGAAGTTGCTGGTTCAGCTAAGTATACTCTTCGTTTGTCTCATCGCCTGTAAGCTTGCAG ATGCCAGATCATTCACTCCTGAAGGAg tTCCCTACGATGAACCACCAGCAGTTCCCTACTGGCCCTACTCTACCTCAGACTTCTGGCAGTATGTCGAGTACTTCCGGTCTATTGGAGCCTACACCCACATCAATGAGATGGCCAGGGCCTTCTATGCTCATCAACACCTGGGAAACACACTGGGATATGAGACCAACGAGGGACACGAACActga
- the LOC105022063 gene encoding centrosomal protein of 290 kDa isoform X1, protein MQWANTLPFKFPRFYRDKTDQLEAVGTDVITPSLPGSTRKRRREMFVRTAQLRFEEDGANSYEEVEQKDDSVRLYLSEEERFLNFADLTAEERHDVLAGLVFSQSKLKQSVSELQRMLEVAEENNTVLCAENMALCNQNQRMKQTIHDAEQHTDELEGMQSLLTEKEDLVGNLKTYTQKLEKEKVSLVDQITTMSSEMSSIVSARAIDKKNIVNFIQFQRSLQLQLEEVRVIMTQNDEAIRQKDFANEQLERSVREYTTIIQDLKERITNLESQQEEAIVNKVDYMTFDGAVIAGSQRAVSLEEELRLLPLRMGDPSDEEVQEQREEERVDMGHQVEVVKEEKNSLWTHMVKGVKAAGSFTLGFLVPLGVLASMLPINHEYHTRGSCMDTFWSAAGSIIEPYCTMTHMKPFPV, encoded by the exons ATGCAGTGGGCAAACACTTTACCGTTTAAG TTTCCACGCTTTTACAGAGACAAGACAGACCAGTTGGAGGCTGTTGGAACTGATGTTatcacaccctctctccctg GAAGTACtaggaaaaggaggagggagatgtttGTCAGGACAGCACAGCTAAG gtTTGAGGAAGATGGTGCCAATAGTTATGAAG agGTAGAGCAGAAGGATGATTCGGTTAGGCTGTACCTTTCAGAGGAGGAGAGGTTCCTCAACTTTGCAGACTT GACTGCAGAGGAGAGACATGATGTTCTGGCAgggttggtgttctctcaaAGCAAACTGAAACAATCAGTCTCTGAGCTTCAAAGAATGCTGGAGGTAgctgaggaaaacaacacagTGCTATGTGCCGAGAACATGGCCCTGTGCAACCAAAACCAAAG gatgAAACAGACAATCCACGATGCAGAGCAGCATACGGATGAGCTGGAGGGGATGCAAAGCTTATTGACCGAGAAGGAAGATCTGGTGGGCAACCTAAAGACTTACACCCAAAAACTG gagaaagagaaggtttCTTTGGTGGATCAGATAACAACCATGAGCAGTGAG ATGTCCAGTATTGTATCAGCCAGAGCCATTGACAAGAAAAACATAGTAAACTTTATCCAGTTTCAACGATCCCTTCAG cTGCAGTTGGAGGAGGTCAGAGTCATTATGACTCAGAACGATGAGGCCATACGCCAG AAGGACTTTGCCAATGAGCAACTGGAGCGATCTGTGAGAGAGTACACCACCATCATACAG GATCTGAAGGAGAGGATTACCAACCTGGAGAGCCAACAGGAGGAGGCCATAGT TAACAAGGTCGACTACATGACCTTTGATGGGGCTGTGATAGCAGGCAGTCAGCGAGCCGTCTCTCTAGAGGAGGAACTGCGTCTGCTGCCTCTCAGGATG GGGGATCCCTCTGATGAGGAGGTGCAGGAGCagcgagaggaggagagagtagaCATGGGTCACCAAGTGGAGGTGGTCAAGGAGGAGAAAAACAGTTTGTGGACACATATGGTGAAAGGAGTGAAGGCAGCAGGTAGTTTCACCCTGGGCTTCCTGGTTCCTCTGGGCGTCCTGGCCTCCATGCTCCCCATCAACCATGAGTACCACACTAGAGGAAGTTGCATGGACACCTTTTGGTCTGCTGCTGGAAGCATCATAGAGCCCTACTGCACCATGACCCACATGAAACCTTTCCCTGTGTAA
- the cops9 gene encoding COP9 signalosome complex subunit 9 — MKPAVDEMFPEGAGPYVDLDEAGGSSGLLMDLAANEKAVHSDFFNDFEDLFDDEDLQ, encoded by the exons ATGAAACCAGCAGTGGACGAGATGTTTCCTGAAGGTGCCGGGCCTTACGTGGACCTAGACGAG GCAGGGGGCAGCAGCGGTCTGCTCATGGACCTGGCAGCAAATGAGAAAGCAGTGCACTCCGACTTTTTCAATG ATTTTGAAGATCTGTTTGACGATGAGGACCTGCAGTGA
- the apodb gene encoding apolipoprotein Db → MFPVAWLLLLPLVSTQTYHWGPCPNPSVQPNFDLQKYLGTWYEIAKLPAFFERGKCIQADYSLRGDGTIRVLNSQFYKDKVRTAEGTAVVQEPNNPAKLGVSFSFFSPYSPYWVVSTDYVSGAVVYSCTDVFRIFHVDYAWILGRSRFLPAETVEYARQLLAKEKIDTFMLSVTDQTGCD, encoded by the exons ATGTTTCCTGTGGCttggctcctcctcctccctctggtCTCCACCCAGACATACCATTGGGGTCCGTGCCCTAACCCCAGTGTCCAGCCCAATTTTGACCTGCagaag TACCTGGGCACGTGGTATGAGATAGCCAAACTCCCAGCATTCTTTGAGAGAGGGAAGTGCATCCAGGCCGACTACTCTCTGAGGGGCGATGGCACCATTAGAGTCCTCAACTCCCAGTTCTa TAAAGATAAGGTGCGAACTGCAGAAGGGACAGCTGTCGTCCAGGAACCAAACAACCCGGCCAAACTAGGAGTCAGCTTCTCCTTTT TCTCGCCCTACAGTCCCTACTGGGTGGTGAGCACTGACTACGTGAGTGGAGCGGTGGTGTACAGCTGCACCGACGTGTTCAGGATTTTCCATGTGGACTACGCCTGGATCCTGGGACGTTCGCGATTCCTGCCGGCCGAAACCGTGGAGTACGCCAGGCAGCTACTGGCCAAAGAGAAGATCGACACCTTCATGTTGAGTGTCACTGACCAAACAGGCTGTGACTAG
- the LOC105022063 gene encoding centrosomal protein of 290 kDa isoform X2 — protein MFVRTAQLRFEEDGANSYEEVEQKDDSVRLYLSEEERFLNFADLTAEERHDVLAGLVFSQSKLKQSVSELQRMLEVAEENNTVLCAENMALCNQNQRMKQTIHDAEQHTDELEGMQSLLTEKEDLVGNLKTYTQKLEKEKVSLVDQITTMSSEMSSIVSARAIDKKNIVNFIQFQRSLQLQLEEVRVIMTQNDEAIRQKDFANEQLERSVREYTTIIQDLKERITNLESQQEEAIVNKVDYMTFDGAVIAGSQRAVSLEEELRLLPLRMGDPSDEEVQEQREEERVDMGHQVEVVKEEKNSLWTHMVKGVKAAGSFTLGFLVPLGVLASMLPINHEYHTRGSCMDTFWSAAGSIIEPYCTMTHMKPFPV, from the exons atgtttGTCAGGACAGCACAGCTAAG gtTTGAGGAAGATGGTGCCAATAGTTATGAAG agGTAGAGCAGAAGGATGATTCGGTTAGGCTGTACCTTTCAGAGGAGGAGAGGTTCCTCAACTTTGCAGACTT GACTGCAGAGGAGAGACATGATGTTCTGGCAgggttggtgttctctcaaAGCAAACTGAAACAATCAGTCTCTGAGCTTCAAAGAATGCTGGAGGTAgctgaggaaaacaacacagTGCTATGTGCCGAGAACATGGCCCTGTGCAACCAAAACCAAAG gatgAAACAGACAATCCACGATGCAGAGCAGCATACGGATGAGCTGGAGGGGATGCAAAGCTTATTGACCGAGAAGGAAGATCTGGTGGGCAACCTAAAGACTTACACCCAAAAACTG gagaaagagaaggtttCTTTGGTGGATCAGATAACAACCATGAGCAGTGAG ATGTCCAGTATTGTATCAGCCAGAGCCATTGACAAGAAAAACATAGTAAACTTTATCCAGTTTCAACGATCCCTTCAG cTGCAGTTGGAGGAGGTCAGAGTCATTATGACTCAGAACGATGAGGCCATACGCCAG AAGGACTTTGCCAATGAGCAACTGGAGCGATCTGTGAGAGAGTACACCACCATCATACAG GATCTGAAGGAGAGGATTACCAACCTGGAGAGCCAACAGGAGGAGGCCATAGT TAACAAGGTCGACTACATGACCTTTGATGGGGCTGTGATAGCAGGCAGTCAGCGAGCCGTCTCTCTAGAGGAGGAACTGCGTCTGCTGCCTCTCAGGATG GGGGATCCCTCTGATGAGGAGGTGCAGGAGCagcgagaggaggagagagtagaCATGGGTCACCAAGTGGAGGTGGTCAAGGAGGAGAAAAACAGTTTGTGGACACATATGGTGAAAGGAGTGAAGGCAGCAGGTAGTTTCACCCTGGGCTTCCTGGTTCCTCTGGGCGTCCTGGCCTCCATGCTCCCCATCAACCATGAGTACCACACTAGAGGAAGTTGCATGGACACCTTTTGGTCTGCTGCTGGAAGCATCATAGAGCCCTACTGCACCATGACCCACATGAAACCTTTCCCTGTGTAA
- the mynn gene encoding myoneurin isoform X1 → MSQLAHSEHLLEQLRWQRESNVLCDITVVVGDTLFQAHRNVLAAFSGFFSALPDKGHRVTTLDPEFVTVPALDTLLKYIYSGKLDPDSEGYEAVLRAALYLGMREAECHLKGKTGSQPERRTESASAAHSPDCSPSPCSPPSPAACEPMSCVPEGSGEREEGREGEREEGREGEMEEEGREGEKEEEEREDKGEKDPEYIPPSPRRGARKRKGRKPRATPRNQTPPGREDTPEEVVVPQPKRGRGRPRGRGRGRGRGTRADLSLEESDVQIAEENETDLKRKRMSSGERRGGKRGRGRGRGRGRGRGTLKENRLSDGEGDGIKVEEDEWEGRAVFKRLKEKPVCAECNKQFSEMSSLKRHMRIHKGVKPFQCLFCPRAFTQGNQLKIHLRIHTGEKPFACSQCDKGFAQKCQLVAHCRMYHGEEKPYTCEQCGLQFATSSNFKIHSRKHSGEKPYVCEQCGKGFAQASTLTYHVRIHTGEKPYQCDTCGMAFSVSSSLITHKRKHTGDAPHECPVCQRVFITKQELSKHSRIHNDGGQAVKQRVACELCGNTYAGVSSLRKHQERHHLAPVEIPEGVLLHNIPIDHQGLISRDAPSPVPEEPENPEPEVSENLEPENLEPENLEPENPESEETENLETEELENPEPATPNLSPNPLRVLVEQLHTSTFSTSSFPAAHCDPASPNENMEQIIIIRTLDNDPCPDP, encoded by the exons ATGTCACAGCTGGCCCACAGCGAGCACCTGTTGGAACAGCTGCGTTGGCAGCGGGAGAGCAACGTTTTGTGTGACATCACGGTTGTTGTGGGCGACACGCTATTCCAAGCGCACCGCAATGTCTTGGCAGCGTTCAGTGGATTCTTCTCGGCCCTGCCCGACAAAGGCCATCGGGTCACGACCCTTGACCCTGAGTTTGTCACTGTGCCGGCCCTGGACACGCTGCTGAAATACATCTATTCTGGAAAACTAGACCCAGACAG CGAAGGGTACGAGGCCGTGCTGAGAGCTGCGTTGTACCTGGGGATGAGGGAGGCGGAGTGTCACCTGAAAGGCAAGACAGGCAGCCAACCAGAAAGGAGGACAGAGTCAGCCTCAGCCGCCCACTCTCCCGACTGCTCACCTTCCCCTTGCTCACCCCCCAGCCCCGCAGCATGTGAACCCATGTCCTGCGTTCCAGAGGGttcaggagagagggaggaggggagggaaggagagagggaggaagggagggaaggagagatggaggaggaggggagggaaggagagaaggaggaggaagagagggaggacaagggagagaaagatcCTGAGTACATACCTCCCTCCCCCAGGAGAGGAGCAAGGAAGAGGAAGGGAAGAAAGCCCAGGGCAACGCCTAGAAACCAAACGCCACCTGGCCGTGAGGATACCCCAGAGGAAGTGGTAGTTCCCCAGCCtaagagagggaggggcagacccagggggaggggtagaggaagggggaggggcaCGAGGGCAGATCTGTCTCTAGAAGAGTCAGACGTCCAGATTGCAGAGGAGAATGAGACCGatctgaagaggaagaggatgagcagcggtgagaggagaggaggaaagagagggagaggcagagggagagggagaggcagaggaagaggtaCACTGAAGGAGAACAGGTTGAgtgatggagagggggatgggATAAAGGTGGAGGAAGATGAGTGGGAGGGCAGGGCTGTGTTCAAACGGTTGAAAGAGAAGCCGGTGTGTGCGGAGTGTAACAAGCAGTTCTCTGAGATGAGCAGTCTGAAGAGACACATGAGAATCCATAAAGGAGTCAAACCTTTCCAGTGTCTTTTCTGTCCCAGAGCCTTCACACAGGGTAACCAGCTCAAGATTCATCTCCGTAtacacacag GTGAAAAGCCGTTTGCGTGTTCTCAGTGTGACAAGGGTTTTGCTCAGAAGTGTCAGTTGGTGGCTCACTGTCGAATGTACCACGGCGAAGAGAAACCGTACACCTGTGAACAATGTGGTCTGCAGTTCGCCACCTCGTCCAACTTCAAGATACACTCAAG GAAGCACAGTGGAGAAAAGCCCTATGTGTGTGAACAGTGTGGGAAGGGTTTTGCCCAGGCCAGCACGCTGACATACCACGTCCGGATCCACACAGGGGAGAAGCCTTATCAGTGTGACACCTGTGGGATGGCCTTCTCCGTCTCCTCTTCTCtcatcacacacaaacgcaaacacacag GTGACGCTCCACACGAGTGTCCAGTGTGTCAGAGGGTGTTCATCACTAAACAAGAACTCAGCAAACACTCTCGCATCCACAACG acGGAGGACAGGCGGTGAAGCAGCGCGTGGCGTGTGAGCTCTGCGGAAACACCTACGCTGGCGTAAGCAGCCTGAGGAAACACCAGGAGAGACATCACTTAG ccccAGTGGAAATTCCAGAAGGTGTTCTCCTCCACAACATTCCTATTGATCATCAGGGGCTGATCTCCCGCGACGCTCCCAGCCCTGTACCTGAGGAGCCAGAAAACCCAGAGCCTGAAGTGTCGGAGAACCTTGAACCGGAGAACCTTGAACCGGAGAACCTTGAGCCGGAGAACCCAGAGTCTGAAGAGACGGAAAACCTGGAGACTGAAGAGCTGGAAAACCCAGAGCCGGCCACCCCTAACTTGAGCCCTAACCCCCTCCGTGTTCTTGTGGAGCAGCTTCATACTTCTACCTTCTCCACTTCCTCTTTCCCAGCAGCCCACTGTGACCCAGCTTCCCCCAACGAAAATATGGAGCAGATTATCATCATTAGAACTTTGGACAATGACCCCTGCCCTGACCCCTGA
- the mynn gene encoding myoneurin isoform X2 produces MSQLAHSEHLLEQLRWQRESNVLCDITVVVGDTLFQAHRNVLAAFSGFFSALPDKGHRVTTLDPEFVTVPALDTLLKYIYSGKLDPDSEGYEAVLRAALYLGMREAECHLKGKTGSQPERRTESASAAHSPDCSPSPCSPPSPAACEPMSCVPEGSGEREEGREGEREEGREGEMEEEGREGEKEEEEREDKGEKDPEYIPPSPRRGARKRKGRKPRATPRNQTPPGREDTPEEVVVPQPKRGRGRPRGRGRGRGRGTRADLSLEESDVQIAEENETDLKRKRMSSGERRGGKRGRGRGRGRGRGRGTLKENRLSDGEGDGIKVEEDEWEGRAVFKRLKEKPVCAECNKQFSEMSSLKRHMRIHKGVKPFQCLFCPRAFTQGNQLKIHLRIHTGEKPFACSQCDKGFAQKCQLVAHCRMYHGEEKPYTCEQCGLQFATSSNFKIHSRKHSGEKPYVCEQCGKGFAQASTLTYHVRIHTGEKPYQCDTCGMAFSVSSSLITHKRKHTDGGQAVKQRVACELCGNTYAGVSSLRKHQERHHLAPVEIPEGVLLHNIPIDHQGLISRDAPSPVPEEPENPEPEVSENLEPENLEPENLEPENPESEETENLETEELENPEPATPNLSPNPLRVLVEQLHTSTFSTSSFPAAHCDPASPNENMEQIIIIRTLDNDPCPDP; encoded by the exons ATGTCACAGCTGGCCCACAGCGAGCACCTGTTGGAACAGCTGCGTTGGCAGCGGGAGAGCAACGTTTTGTGTGACATCACGGTTGTTGTGGGCGACACGCTATTCCAAGCGCACCGCAATGTCTTGGCAGCGTTCAGTGGATTCTTCTCGGCCCTGCCCGACAAAGGCCATCGGGTCACGACCCTTGACCCTGAGTTTGTCACTGTGCCGGCCCTGGACACGCTGCTGAAATACATCTATTCTGGAAAACTAGACCCAGACAG CGAAGGGTACGAGGCCGTGCTGAGAGCTGCGTTGTACCTGGGGATGAGGGAGGCGGAGTGTCACCTGAAAGGCAAGACAGGCAGCCAACCAGAAAGGAGGACAGAGTCAGCCTCAGCCGCCCACTCTCCCGACTGCTCACCTTCCCCTTGCTCACCCCCCAGCCCCGCAGCATGTGAACCCATGTCCTGCGTTCCAGAGGGttcaggagagagggaggaggggagggaaggagagagggaggaagggagggaaggagagatggaggaggaggggagggaaggagagaaggaggaggaagagagggaggacaagggagagaaagatcCTGAGTACATACCTCCCTCCCCCAGGAGAGGAGCAAGGAAGAGGAAGGGAAGAAAGCCCAGGGCAACGCCTAGAAACCAAACGCCACCTGGCCGTGAGGATACCCCAGAGGAAGTGGTAGTTCCCCAGCCtaagagagggaggggcagacccagggggaggggtagaggaagggggaggggcaCGAGGGCAGATCTGTCTCTAGAAGAGTCAGACGTCCAGATTGCAGAGGAGAATGAGACCGatctgaagaggaagaggatgagcagcggtgagaggagaggaggaaagagagggagaggcagagggagagggagaggcagaggaagaggtaCACTGAAGGAGAACAGGTTGAgtgatggagagggggatgggATAAAGGTGGAGGAAGATGAGTGGGAGGGCAGGGCTGTGTTCAAACGGTTGAAAGAGAAGCCGGTGTGTGCGGAGTGTAACAAGCAGTTCTCTGAGATGAGCAGTCTGAAGAGACACATGAGAATCCATAAAGGAGTCAAACCTTTCCAGTGTCTTTTCTGTCCCAGAGCCTTCACACAGGGTAACCAGCTCAAGATTCATCTCCGTAtacacacag GTGAAAAGCCGTTTGCGTGTTCTCAGTGTGACAAGGGTTTTGCTCAGAAGTGTCAGTTGGTGGCTCACTGTCGAATGTACCACGGCGAAGAGAAACCGTACACCTGTGAACAATGTGGTCTGCAGTTCGCCACCTCGTCCAACTTCAAGATACACTCAAG GAAGCACAGTGGAGAAAAGCCCTATGTGTGTGAACAGTGTGGGAAGGGTTTTGCCCAGGCCAGCACGCTGACATACCACGTCCGGATCCACACAGGGGAGAAGCCTTATCAGTGTGACACCTGTGGGATGGCCTTCTCCGTCTCCTCTTCTCtcatcacacacaaacgcaaacacacag acGGAGGACAGGCGGTGAAGCAGCGCGTGGCGTGTGAGCTCTGCGGAAACACCTACGCTGGCGTAAGCAGCCTGAGGAAACACCAGGAGAGACATCACTTAG ccccAGTGGAAATTCCAGAAGGTGTTCTCCTCCACAACATTCCTATTGATCATCAGGGGCTGATCTCCCGCGACGCTCCCAGCCCTGTACCTGAGGAGCCAGAAAACCCAGAGCCTGAAGTGTCGGAGAACCTTGAACCGGAGAACCTTGAACCGGAGAACCTTGAGCCGGAGAACCCAGAGTCTGAAGAGACGGAAAACCTGGAGACTGAAGAGCTGGAAAACCCAGAGCCGGCCACCCCTAACTTGAGCCCTAACCCCCTCCGTGTTCTTGTGGAGCAGCTTCATACTTCTACCTTCTCCACTTCCTCTTTCCCAGCAGCCCACTGTGACCCAGCTTCCCCCAACGAAAATATGGAGCAGATTATCATCATTAGAACTTTGGACAATGACCCCTGCCCTGACCCCTGA